From the genome of Pseudanabaena sp. BC1403, one region includes:
- a CDS encoding DUF1565 domain-containing protein: protein MSFSRTSLRLAFLFTFGLSQIVTLTDLAIAQNSNPASSTTLQIAQANTVIFVSANGSDSNSGVSADQPLRSLTAALNKNPQSGAIIQLASGTYSVETGEKFPLTIPSGVTLRGNSANQGQEIIISGGGVFVSPTFARQNIAMLVGSGSRIEGITITNKNPRGYALWVESAQNVTITSNTFANSTHDGVFLTGATSANVSNNIFTKNGANGLSALGTSTGNIQSNTFDNTGFGLAIGQNSKVAVISNRIVSNRGGIVVSNLSMPSFRNNLIANNQENGLVILKDRKGQPTVDLGTDASPGQNIFQNNKQTDINNASGVTVVAIGNQVDPKRVQGSVNLVQPTSPITSPSTPTTPTTQVAFKDVPNNYWAQTFIQELASRNIIKGFPDGSFRPNDPVTRAQFAALLSQAMNKSTIRSSATFIDVASNNWAATAIQKAYTTGFMSGYSATTFRPNENISRVQILVSLANGLGYAPTKPINTTLQVFSDANAIPAYARNSVGAATENRMVVNYPNLKLLNPNQPATRAEVAAFIYQALVRSGQLKAISSAYIVNQ, encoded by the coding sequence ATGTCATTTTCACGGACATCTCTGAGACTTGCATTTCTTTTTACTTTTGGATTATCTCAAATTGTCACACTAACTGACCTAGCGATCGCGCAAAATTCTAATCCAGCTAGTTCAACCACTCTGCAAATCGCTCAAGCAAACACCGTTATTTTTGTCTCTGCTAACGGTTCAGACTCTAACTCGGGGGTCTCGGCTGATCAGCCATTGCGATCATTAACTGCCGCTCTCAATAAAAATCCTCAAAGTGGTGCAATTATTCAATTAGCATCTGGGACTTACTCAGTCGAAACGGGAGAAAAATTCCCCCTCACAATTCCCTCTGGGGTAACTTTACGCGGTAACTCTGCCAACCAAGGTCAAGAAATTATTATTTCTGGGGGTGGAGTTTTTGTCAGTCCCACCTTTGCTCGTCAAAATATTGCCATGCTCGTTGGTAGTGGCTCTCGCATTGAAGGCATCACTATTACCAATAAAAATCCTAGAGGCTATGCTCTTTGGGTTGAGTCAGCCCAAAATGTCACCATCACAAGCAATACCTTTGCCAATTCCACCCATGACGGAGTTTTCTTAACAGGTGCAACTTCCGCCAATGTCAGCAACAACATTTTTACTAAAAATGGTGCAAATGGTCTCTCAGCTCTTGGTACAAGTACAGGAAATATCCAGTCCAACACCTTTGATAATACTGGATTTGGTTTAGCGATCGGGCAAAACTCAAAAGTTGCTGTTATCTCTAATCGCATCGTTAGCAACCGTGGAGGCATCGTTGTCTCGAATCTATCTATGCCTTCATTTCGTAATAATCTCATTGCAAACAATCAAGAAAATGGTCTAGTAATTTTGAAGGATCGCAAGGGACAACCCACTGTAGATCTTGGGACAGATGCTAGCCCTGGTCAAAATATTTTCCAAAATAATAAGCAAACCGATATTAACAATGCCTCTGGAGTCACAGTCGTTGCGATCGGTAACCAAGTCGATCCCAAGCGAGTTCAAGGCTCAGTCAATCTTGTCCAGCCAACTTCCCCAATTACATCCCCATCTACCCCTACAACCCCAACGACTCAAGTCGCTTTTAAAGATGTACCTAATAACTATTGGGCGCAAACTTTTATCCAAGAATTAGCCTCTAGAAATATTATCAAGGGCTTCCCCGATGGCAGTTTTCGCCCCAACGACCCCGTCACCAGAGCTCAATTTGCAGCGCTGCTCAGCCAAGCTATGAACAAGTCAACTATTCGCAGTAGCGCTACTTTTATCGACGTTGCTTCAAATAACTGGGCTGCTACCGCTATTCAAAAAGCCTATACCACAGGCTTTATGTCTGGTTATTCCGCTACTACATTCCGCCCCAATGAAAATATTTCCCGCGTGCAAATTCTTGTTTCCCTAGCTAATGGACTAGGCTACGCCCCAACAAAACCTATTAACACAACCTTGCAAGTCTTCTCAGACGCAAATGCTATTCCTGCCTATGCACGTAACAGTGTTGGTGCTGCAACCGAGAATCGTATGGTTGTCAACTATCCCAATCTAAAACTCTTAAATCCTAATCAACCCGCCACCAGAGCCGAAGTCGCTGCATTCATCTACCAAGCTCTAGTGCGATCGGGGCAGCTAAAAGCGATTTCCTCCGCCTATATTGTCAACCAATAA
- a CDS encoding DUF5340 family protein has protein sequence MSSLPVPSHIHYELLLQLLERQTLPALHNEMKQPHMATKMNVSREHLQAAIINLRKAFALQKQVEDLCVYHGIQVSYRWSLSESEQEMGKSLKEISNPSKDS, from the coding sequence GTGAGTTCACTTCCTGTTCCATCCCATATTCACTACGAGCTTCTGCTACAGTTGCTGGAGCGTCAGACCTTACCAGCTCTGCACAATGAGATGAAGCAACCGCACATGGCAACAAAGATGAATGTTTCGAGAGAGCATCTTCAGGCTGCCATTATTAATCTCCGCAAGGCTTTTGCATTACAAAAGCAGGTTGAAGATCTGTGCGTGTATCACGGTATTCAGGTTTCTTATCGTTGGTCGCTGAGTGAATCGGAGCAAGAGATGGGGAAATCCTTAAAAGAAATCTCTAATCCCTCGAAAGATTCATAA
- a CDS encoding carotenoid oxygenase family protein produces MVQAASTTFSREDWQKGYESLRTEQAYWIDEIEGQIPLELEGTLFRNGPGQLDINGQKYGHPFDGDGMVCAITFKDGKAHFANQFVKTPEFIAEQKAGKILYRGVFGTQKAGGWLSNIFDLRNKNVANTNVVYQGGKLLALWEAARPYSLNPQSLDTLGQETFDGKLAAGQVFTAHPRKDDRTGDLWGFGVQPGPKSTISIYQVTDEGKLATESQVKVSGFCFLHDFAYMPNYRIFMQNPVSFKPLPFMLGLATAGECIELKPNAPSQFLLIDRQGNLQTIETDPCFVFHHCNAYEQGDEIILDSVCYPDYPKLEPNTDFRNIDFDKVIAGQLYRFTINPKLGTVKREMILERSCEFPVVHPRCVGQKHRYAYIGAIAKESGNAPLQAIAKVDMETGKQEFHSFAPRGFISEPIFVPRDRNDDSAEDDGWILTLIFDAEHNRSDLVILDAQNITGNPLATLHLKHHVPYGLHGSFTTEVF; encoded by the coding sequence ATGGTTCAGGCTGCATCGACGACTTTTTCGCGAGAAGATTGGCAAAAGGGATATGAGTCACTGCGAACTGAGCAGGCTTATTGGATCGATGAAATCGAGGGACAAATACCGCTAGAGCTAGAGGGCACTTTATTTCGGAATGGGCCTGGACAGCTTGATATTAACGGGCAGAAATATGGACACCCCTTTGATGGTGATGGCATGGTCTGCGCGATCACATTTAAAGATGGCAAGGCACATTTTGCAAATCAATTTGTAAAAACACCTGAGTTTATTGCTGAGCAGAAAGCAGGCAAAATTTTATATCGGGGCGTATTCGGCACACAAAAGGCTGGTGGATGGCTAAGTAACATTTTTGATTTGCGGAATAAAAATGTTGCTAATACAAATGTGGTGTATCAGGGCGGGAAGTTATTAGCTTTGTGGGAAGCGGCACGTCCTTATTCACTTAATCCTCAAAGTTTGGATACTTTGGGTCAAGAAACTTTTGATGGGAAGTTAGCGGCGGGGCAAGTATTTACAGCGCATCCAAGAAAGGACGATCGCACTGGAGATTTGTGGGGCTTTGGGGTGCAGCCAGGACCAAAATCTACAATTTCGATTTATCAGGTGACAGATGAGGGCAAGTTAGCGACAGAATCTCAGGTCAAAGTTTCAGGATTTTGTTTCTTGCATGATTTTGCCTATATGCCAAACTATCGGATTTTCATGCAAAATCCTGTGTCTTTTAAACCTTTGCCATTTATGTTGGGGTTAGCGACGGCAGGCGAATGTATTGAATTAAAGCCTAATGCTCCTAGTCAGTTTTTGCTGATCGATCGCCAAGGCAATCTGCAAACCATTGAAACCGATCCTTGTTTTGTATTTCATCACTGTAATGCCTATGAACAAGGCGATGAAATCATTTTGGATTCGGTTTGCTATCCTGACTATCCAAAGTTGGAACCAAATACAGATTTTCGGAATATTGATTTTGACAAGGTGATTGCAGGGCAGTTATATCGATTTACGATTAATCCCAAACTTGGAACGGTAAAGCGCGAAATGATCTTAGAGAGATCTTGCGAGTTTCCTGTGGTTCATCCCCGTTGTGTCGGGCAAAAACATCGTTATGCCTATATTGGCGCGATCGCGAAAGAATCTGGCAACGCACCTTTACAAGCGATCGCCAAAGTCGATATGGAAACTGGTAAGCAAGAATTCCATAGTTTTGCGCCACGCGGGTTTATTAGTGAGCCGATTTTTGTACCCCGCGATCGCAATGACGATAGTGCTGAGGACGATGGCTGGATTCTGACCTTAATTTTTGATGCAGAACATAATCGCTCAGATTTGGTAATACTAGATGCTCAAAATATTACGGGTAACCCTCTAGCCACATTACATCTAAAGCATCATGTACCTTACGGATTGCACGGTAGTTTTACAACTGAAGTCTTTTAA
- a CDS encoding DUF1824 family protein: MSNNLTIADAERILWELSDLDRESATSERRSQICEALDFLTKQADYHIFGICADTTAEALQALQNYAAHFRYELPDADLPVIADGVYLKYNPRSRRYHSDNYKGTYRGVLLSLHTDFTDGYSGTHGHFPLDLF; encoded by the coding sequence ATGAGTAATAATCTAACCATCGCTGATGCTGAGCGCATTCTCTGGGAACTAAGCGACTTAGATCGAGAATCGGCAACTTCAGAACGGCGATCGCAGATCTGCGAAGCCCTAGATTTCTTGACGAAACAAGCCGATTATCACATTTTTGGGATCTGTGCTGACACCACAGCCGAAGCTTTGCAAGCTCTGCAAAATTATGCTGCTCATTTTCGTTATGAGTTACCTGACGCAGACTTACCTGTGATCGCAGATGGCGTATATCTAAAATACAATCCTCGCAGTCGTCGATACCATTCTGACAATTACAAAGGTACTTATCGAGGAGTATTGCTATCTCTGCACACCGATTTTACTGATGGCTATAGCGGCACTCACGGACATTTTCCTTTAGATCTCTTTTAA
- a CDS encoding DUF3318 domain-containing protein — translation MNINEEIARLRDLLPASWRMATSIKSKPEQIEPVSSLQILPWQKGTQVNINFRLWRQLPEAQRDMLLLHEVSWRQQTKWLQTGAYQGIAAAAFVGGVVEAVQGDVTGIAIALLLGTIGINQILRKNKSSQIQLQADSEALDVAQKRGYGESEAARALLEAIPAAAKLMGRNTPEFTELIRCQNLRAIAGLSKTTIPETGLNDF, via the coding sequence ATGAACATTAACGAAGAAATTGCTCGCTTGCGAGATCTATTGCCTGCTTCTTGGCGGATGGCAACATCAATCAAATCTAAGCCTGAGCAAATTGAGCCAGTCTCAAGCTTACAAATTTTACCTTGGCAAAAAGGGACTCAAGTAAATATCAATTTTCGGCTATGGCGACAATTACCTGAAGCCCAGAGAGATATGTTGTTATTGCATGAGGTAAGCTGGCGACAACAGACTAAATGGCTACAAACAGGTGCGTATCAAGGTATTGCTGCTGCCGCTTTTGTAGGAGGAGTTGTAGAAGCAGTCCAAGGAGATGTCACTGGCATAGCGATCGCATTATTATTAGGCACTATCGGCATCAATCAGATTTTACGTAAAAACAAAAGCTCACAGATACAATTACAAGCTGATAGTGAAGCACTTGATGTCGCCCAAAAACGTGGTTATGGAGAATCCGAGGCAGCTAGAGCACTCCTTGAAGCTATTCCTGCGGCGGCAAAGTTAATGGGGCGAAATACACCTGAGTTCACAGAATTAATCCGTTGCCAAAATTTACGGGCGATCGCTGGCTTATCAAAAACAACGATTCCAGAAACAGGTCTTAATGATTTCTAA
- a CDS encoding late competence development ComFB family protein: MSSCRNALEELVIEESEAQYKRLGADVKKRVDLSEVIAYTLNRLPPMYATTQRGWVQQRKRAEQELGSAITKTVRNGFLSTQSDVLRQSDPIPEHELISQARSLFKLRKLFSKDYLKWKDVPEIVRDALDSGYYQSLSNGSYVSLDRRNSLLARSYAVRRKSTAILPSASKVARTEKDISTEMKDFESYMSGTIYRYSNILESLVNAIVERRAQRLDETVQQKVNIDDVAAYVLNRLPPMYATSRRGLQNLRQRVKSEMTSQIISIVKEALTKVVQAPERSLSPLPFEKFNVELEESLVQLRELLGRDDITWRNVAEAVEECLRSPRADYPTWRAKHDV, from the coding sequence ATGAGCAGTTGTAGAAATGCACTAGAAGAATTAGTCATCGAAGAATCAGAAGCACAATACAAACGCTTAGGTGCTGATGTAAAAAAGCGTGTCGATCTTAGTGAAGTAATCGCTTATACTCTCAATCGCTTACCGCCAATGTATGCAACTACTCAGCGCGGATGGGTACAGCAGCGCAAGAGAGCTGAGCAAGAATTAGGATCTGCGATCACTAAAACAGTGCGCAATGGATTTCTAAGTACACAGAGTGATGTCTTAAGACAAAGCGATCCGATTCCTGAACATGAACTGATTAGTCAGGCGCGATCGCTTTTTAAGTTACGCAAATTATTTAGCAAGGATTATCTCAAGTGGAAAGATGTCCCTGAGATTGTTAGAGATGCTTTGGATTCAGGATACTATCAGAGCCTTTCTAATGGCTCATATGTCAGCTTAGATCGACGCAATTCTCTTTTAGCCCGCAGTTATGCGGTACGTCGGAAATCAACGGCAATTTTGCCTTCAGCATCTAAGGTCGCTAGAACCGAAAAAGATATCTCAACCGAGATGAAAGACTTTGAGTCTTACATGTCGGGAACTATCTATCGTTATAGCAATATTCTTGAAAGCCTTGTGAATGCGATCGTTGAGCGCCGTGCCCAACGCCTAGATGAAACTGTTCAGCAGAAAGTTAATATCGATGATGTGGCGGCATATGTCCTTAATCGTTTGCCACCCATGTATGCTACCAGTCGTCGCGGATTACAAAATTTGCGACAAAGAGTCAAGTCTGAGATGACTAGTCAAATTATCAGTATTGTCAAGGAAGCTTTGACTAAAGTAGTTCAAGCACCCGAAAGATCTTTATCCCCTTTACCTTTTGAGAAGTTCAATGTTGAGCTAGAAGAATCTTTGGTGCAATTACGCGAATTACTCGGCAGGGATGATATTACATGGCGCAATGTTGCTGAAGCTGTAGAAGAATGCTTGAGATCACCTAGGGCTGATTATCCAACTTGGCGAGCAAAGCACGATGTCTGA
- the grxD gene encoding Grx4 family monothiol glutaredoxin, whose protein sequence is MLSPILQTKIESQINNNKIMLYIKGTPQQPQCGFSAAVVQTFNALGHPYETVNILEDNDLRMGMKEFSSWPTFPQVYVGGEFVGGCDIVMELSQRGELANIVQEAIAK, encoded by the coding sequence ATGCTTAGCCCTATTTTGCAAACTAAGATCGAGAGTCAGATTAATAATAATAAAATCATGCTCTACATCAAAGGAACTCCGCAACAGCCTCAATGTGGATTTTCGGCAGCAGTTGTGCAAACTTTTAATGCATTAGGACATCCTTACGAAACTGTAAATATTCTTGAAGATAACGATTTACGCATGGGCATGAAGGAGTTTTCCAGCTGGCCGACTTTTCCGCAAGTGTATGTTGGTGGTGAATTTGTTGGTGGCTGCGACATTGTCATGGAGCTAAGCCAACGAGGTGAACTTGCCAATATTGTTCAAGAGGCGATCGCTAAATAA
- a CDS encoding MFS transporter, whose amino-acid sequence MSEPDLNSTAGYLAVLRNRQFLALWLAQILAQLVDKVVLILLIALAVADGGSDVNTRESSIMIAMTLPAVFLGSIAGIFVDWHPKREVLILCNFLRGACIFAIPFAPRSLAVLLLFTFLISTLTNFFAPAEQSAIPLIVPKNDLLAANALFTITEVGSLIVGFAIGAPLLAFTLHLFPEATSYSREVLLGSLYIISGLFLFALPKDEIIHPKKVGSGIWTDLRDAFQYVRHNHLIGGAMLQMILLYAVLGAMQKLSLNLAEVVTGNREEFGSFVASVGLGLAIGAFILGKFGKRFAHRPLPFIGFIGMAIGLLMFAFVSNQWVAWLIGTFIGVNGALIVIPMRTAIQEHTPENMRGKVFGLLNNGENIAASLPLAVIAVSLDFLTNVFGKQNGGKQQIGFQIVLIVFSLIVFGLGSWAWKRTKKALSNVL is encoded by the coding sequence ATGTCTGAACCCGATCTAAACTCGACCGCTGGCTATTTAGCAGTTTTGCGTAATCGTCAATTTTTGGCATTGTGGCTCGCCCAAATATTGGCTCAGTTAGTTGATAAAGTTGTCCTGATTTTGCTGATTGCCCTTGCTGTCGCTGATGGCGGTAGTGATGTGAATACGCGAGAATCATCAATCATGATTGCTATGACCTTGCCTGCGGTATTTCTGGGTTCAATCGCGGGTATTTTTGTTGATTGGCATCCAAAACGCGAAGTCTTAATTTTGTGTAACTTTTTGCGGGGGGCTTGTATCTTTGCGATTCCGTTTGCGCCTCGCTCATTAGCTGTATTACTGCTGTTTACCTTTCTTATTTCTACCCTTACCAATTTTTTTGCTCCTGCTGAGCAGTCCGCGATCCCTTTAATCGTTCCCAAGAATGATCTCCTAGCTGCCAATGCTCTTTTTACTATTACGGAAGTGGGATCACTGATTGTCGGATTTGCGATCGGCGCACCATTATTAGCATTTACGCTCCATCTTTTTCCTGAAGCCACATCTTATAGTCGTGAAGTTTTACTAGGTAGCTTGTACATCATCTCTGGCTTATTTTTGTTTGCTTTGCCCAAAGATGAGATTATCCATCCTAAAAAAGTAGGTTCAGGAATATGGACTGACTTAAGAGACGCTTTTCAATATGTGCGCCATAATCATTTGATCGGTGGAGCAATGTTACAGATGATTTTGCTATATGCAGTTCTTGGTGCAATGCAAAAATTATCACTTAATCTTGCTGAAGTTGTAACTGGTAATCGCGAAGAATTTGGCTCTTTTGTCGCATCGGTTGGTTTAGGCTTAGCAATTGGAGCATTTATTTTAGGCAAATTTGGCAAGCGATTTGCCCATAGACCTTTGCCTTTCATTGGTTTTATTGGTATGGCGATCGGTTTGTTGATGTTTGCGTTTGTGTCTAATCAGTGGGTTGCTTGGCTAATTGGAACTTTTATTGGTGTTAATGGCGCTTTAATTGTTATCCCCATGCGTACAGCGATTCAAGAACACACACCTGAGAATATGCGAGGAAAGGTGTTTGGTCTATTAAACAATGGCGAAAATATAGCTGCGAGTTTGCCCCTTGCTGTGATTGCTGTATCTTTAGACTTTTTAACAAATGTGTTTGGTAAACAAAATGGTGGTAAACAGCAAATTGGTTTTCAAATAGTATTAATTGTTTTTAGCTTGATTGTATTTGGGCTTGGTTCTTGGGCTTGGAAAAGAACCAAGAAAGCATTATCAAATGTTCTATAG
- a CDS encoding FtsW/RodA/SpoVE family cell cycle protein: MKLLQIFQVFPFFDRTVDKWATEARLLRWLTFLWLFAGLAVLFSASYPVADAAFKDGTLYFKYQLAWAVIGLLIFNAIVHLPLKFMLKISPIFLFIILAMLYATHIPGLGTTRNAATRWLSVGSSSFLLQPSELIKPFLILQAAQLFGNWNRTPWKVRVGWLLVFLLVLGGILMQPSLSVTALCGITLWLIALGAGLPSLQLLGTAAIGTCVAVVSVTFREYQRRRIMSFLDPWQDQAGDGYQLVQSLMAIGSGGLWGTGFGLSQQKLFLPIQYTDFIFAIFAEEFGFFGGICLLILVMIYGTIGLSVTYKCKDPVVRLIALGSTSLIVVQAILNVGVATGVLPTTGLPFPFLSYGGSSTISCLFIAGLLIRAAREMSAADVIQFPRGNGDRNDLKTKQQEKIEASRRRSPV; encoded by the coding sequence GTGAAACTCCTTCAGATTTTTCAGGTATTTCCATTTTTTGATCGCACCGTCGATAAATGGGCAACAGAAGCTCGTCTCCTGCGATGGCTGACTTTTTTGTGGTTATTTGCTGGACTAGCAGTTCTTTTTTCAGCATCCTATCCCGTTGCGGATGCAGCCTTTAAAGACGGTACGCTTTATTTCAAATATCAATTGGCTTGGGCTGTGATTGGCTTGTTGATCTTTAATGCGATCGTGCATTTGCCATTAAAGTTCATGCTCAAAATTAGCCCGATCTTTTTGTTCATTATTCTGGCGATGCTCTATGCAACTCATATTCCAGGTTTAGGGACAACTCGCAACGCTGCGACCAGATGGCTATCGGTGGGTTCGAGTTCATTTTTATTGCAGCCATCGGAGCTAATCAAGCCTTTTCTAATTTTGCAAGCAGCCCAACTGTTTGGTAATTGGAATCGCACGCCTTGGAAAGTGCGAGTTGGTTGGCTACTCGTGTTTTTGTTAGTACTAGGCGGCATTTTGATGCAGCCTAGCTTGAGTGTGACCGCACTTTGTGGGATTACGCTGTGGTTGATTGCTTTGGGGGCTGGATTGCCAAGTCTACAACTTTTGGGGACTGCGGCTATAGGTACTTGTGTTGCAGTAGTTAGTGTCACTTTTCGCGAATATCAACGCAGGCGGATTATGTCATTTCTCGATCCTTGGCAAGATCAGGCGGGCGATGGCTATCAATTGGTGCAAAGCTTAATGGCGATTGGTTCTGGCGGTCTATGGGGAACTGGGTTTGGCTTGTCCCAGCAGAAGCTGTTTTTGCCGATTCAATATACTGATTTTATTTTTGCGATTTTTGCTGAAGAATTTGGCTTTTTTGGTGGCATTTGTTTGCTCATACTAGTGATGATTTATGGCACTATTGGGCTGTCGGTGACATATAAGTGCAAAGATCCTGTGGTGCGCTTGATTGCTCTTGGTTCTACATCATTAATTGTGGTGCAAGCAATTTTGAATGTGGGTGTGGCTACAGGTGTTTTGCCAACAACTGGTTTACCTTTTCCTTTTTTGAGCTATGGTGGTAGCTCGACGATATCTTGTTTATTTATTGCAGGTCTGCTGATTCGTGCGGCGCGTGAAATGTCTGCGGCGGATGTAATTCAATTTCCTAGGGGAAATGGCGATCGCAATGATCTCAAAACTAAGCAACAAGAAAAAATAGAAGCTTCACGGCGGCGATCGCCAGTATAA
- a CDS encoding ureidoglycolate lyase, whose protein sequence is MLLANLSTQLTPQLISPENFQPYGQVIFPTDDGKQFDLEDAQLSLSGIPRFYIMRLGKAGIKFHSFARHQKCTQCLGSLGGKEWFMAVAPAVSPDRINLEQIAAFRISGNCFIKLDLGTWHAGPLFEDEFIDFYNLELHDTNINDYEVCNLRKLYNLNFELTVVK, encoded by the coding sequence ATGTTGCTCGCAAATTTATCAACCCAATTGACACCGCAATTAATTTCGCCTGAAAACTTTCAGCCCTATGGTCAGGTAATTTTTCCCACTGATGATGGCAAACAATTTGATCTTGAAGATGCTCAGCTATCTTTGTCAGGAATTCCTCGCTTTTACATCATGCGCTTAGGCAAAGCTGGTATCAAATTTCATAGCTTTGCGCGTCATCAAAAATGTACTCAATGCTTAGGCTCTCTTGGTGGTAAAGAATGGTTCATGGCGGTCGCCCCAGCCGTATCACCCGATCGCATTAATTTAGAGCAAATCGCTGCTTTCCGGATTTCAGGCAATTGCTTTATTAAATTAGATTTAGGTACTTGGCACGCTGGCCCCCTTTTTGAGGATGAATTTATTGATTTTTACAATCTGGAATTGCATGACACCAATATCAATGATTATGAAGTTTGCAATTTACGAAAACTTTATAACTTGAATTTTGAATTAACTGTAGTAAAGTAA
- a CDS encoding DUF2283 domain-containing protein produces the protein MRVEYDPIANAAYIRMRETDIVESEEVADGVICDFDEQNKIVGVEILSVKQRTPNQIKNIIFPFNEQDKKNLRDLFSIFSLAF, from the coding sequence ATGAGAGTCGAATATGACCCAATCGCTAATGCTGCTTATATCCGTATGCGAGAAACTGACATTGTGGAGTCAGAAGAAGTTGCTGATGGAGTTATTTGTGACTTTGATGAGCAAAACAAGATAGTTGGTGTTGAAATTTTAAGTGTTAAACAAAGAACTCCTAATCAGATTAAAAACATAATTTTTCCTTTTAATGAACAAGATAAGAAAAATCTGCGAGATTTGTTTAGTATTTTTTCTCTCGCTTTTTAG
- a CDS encoding UbiH/UbiF/VisC/COQ6 family ubiquinone biosynthesis hydroxylase, translated as MFDVLIVGAGMVGASLACALGDKNCSANRNLKVGIIEGNGNFLRGEFTADGRASAIAYGSTQIWQNIGVWGGMQQRGVTPMHTIQISEGDLPYQVQLRREDMGQEALGYIVENAVTLASLWEFARECQNLELICPAKILDIEHVPDRDVMRVKISSEIGEQCLETKLLVGADGGRSQVRQLANIEISERLYAQTCIVTTIKSENPHQNFAYERFQASGPFAILPLGSDHACIVWTATKEETPILLALDEATFLKELAKRFGVPLMEKLGNITVISSARSNYSPRWMHSQTYIQPRLALIGDAAHTTHPIAGQGMNLGIRDVNALANVLKAAHQNHEDLGAIAVLKRYQSKRKWDNLGVILLTHISNILFSNHNWFFKVLRRFGLLLLQISPLKRILMYFMMGLHQV; from the coding sequence ATGTTTGATGTGCTGATTGTGGGTGCGGGAATGGTGGGTGCGAGCTTAGCCTGTGCGCTAGGTGATAAGAATTGCTCAGCAAACCGCAATCTCAAGGTGGGAATTATTGAAGGCAATGGTAATTTCTTGCGTGGAGAATTTACCGCTGATGGTCGTGCTAGTGCGATCGCCTATGGTTCAACCCAGATTTGGCAAAATATTGGTGTTTGGGGTGGTATGCAGCAGCGAGGTGTAACCCCGATGCATACTATCCAAATCTCAGAAGGGGATTTGCCATATCAAGTGCAGTTGCGTCGTGAAGATATGGGGCAAGAAGCATTAGGCTATATTGTCGAAAATGCGGTGACTTTGGCTTCGCTTTGGGAATTTGCACGGGAATGCCAAAATTTAGAATTAATTTGTCCAGCCAAAATCTTAGATATCGAGCATGTCCCCGATCGCGATGTCATGCGTGTAAAAATCAGTTCCGAAATCGGCGAACAATGTTTGGAAACCAAATTATTAGTTGGTGCAGATGGTGGGCGATCGCAAGTTCGGCAACTTGCCAATATCGAGATATCAGAGCGTCTCTACGCGCAAACCTGCATTGTCACCACGATCAAATCTGAAAATCCCCATCAAAATTTTGCCTATGAGCGTTTTCAAGCAAGTGGACCCTTTGCGATTTTGCCATTGGGTAGCGATCACGCTTGTATCGTTTGGACAGCGACCAAAGAAGAAACCCCGATTTTATTAGCCCTTGATGAAGCGACATTTTTGAAAGAGTTGGCTAAACGCTTTGGTGTGCCCCTCATGGAAAAGCTCGGGAATATTACTGTGATATCAAGCGCTCGCTCTAACTATTCTCCCCGTTGGATGCATAGCCAAACTTATATTCAACCGCGATTAGCCCTAATCGGTGATGCAGCTCATACTACTCACCCGATCGCAGGGCAGGGGATGAATCTCGGTATTCGTGATGTTAATGCCTTAGCTAATGTTTTGAAAGCTGCCCATCAAAATCATGAGGATTTGGGGGCGATCGCAGTTTTAAAACGCTATCAATCAAAACGTAAGTGGGATAATTTAGGCGTAATTTTGCTTACGCATATATCTAACATCCTATTTTCTAACCATAACTGGTTCTTTAAAGTATTACGCCGCTTTGGTTTGCTGCTTTTGCAAATCTCCCCACTCAAACGCATTTTGATGTATTTCATGATGGGCTTACATCAGGTCTAA